A genomic segment from Hymenobacter volaticus encodes:
- a CDS encoding transglutaminase family protein → MPSYTLKHTTRYTYAAEVIDCANQVMLYPLADERLDVARHEVCVSNDSGSKQRIGLDTYLDCYGNTVGVFTVLQPHTVLVVESTADVTTHPILFPMDEAAGDLQWQDLQRRQFDPAFIDFLNPEEAKLETDLVATVHQLVNYADKPLKNALVLSEYVYDNVEYRQGVTNVETPVKEIWQLKTGVCQDFAHLLLALLRLAGIPARYVSGYVCPQVEGVRGYGATHAWVEAYIPFYGWLGLDPTNNCIVNDGHIRVALGRNFRDCTPVKGTYKGISTHRLEVSVQIESRTPNQPATPALAPAPTYEVPDREMPINSYRRYIDLLLQHQEQQQQ, encoded by the coding sequence ATGCCCTCTTACACCCTCAAACACACCACCCGCTACACCTACGCCGCCGAAGTAATCGACTGTGCCAACCAGGTGATGCTGTACCCGTTAGCGGATGAGCGCCTAGACGTAGCCCGGCACGAAGTCTGCGTGTCCAATGATTCTGGCAGCAAGCAACGTATTGGTTTGGACACCTACTTGGATTGCTACGGCAACACTGTGGGCGTCTTCACCGTATTACAGCCGCACACGGTGCTCGTAGTAGAATCTACGGCCGACGTCACCACGCACCCTATCCTATTTCCGATGGACGAGGCGGCAGGGGATCTGCAATGGCAAGACTTGCAGCGGCGGCAGTTCGACCCGGCGTTTATTGACTTCCTGAACCCCGAAGAAGCCAAACTGGAAACCGATCTAGTTGCTACGGTGCACCAGCTGGTCAACTACGCGGACAAGCCGCTGAAAAACGCGCTGGTGCTCTCAGAATACGTGTACGACAACGTCGAGTACCGCCAGGGCGTGACCAATGTGGAAACTCCGGTAAAGGAAATCTGGCAATTGAAAACGGGAGTTTGCCAAGACTTTGCCCACCTGCTGCTGGCGTTGCTACGGCTCGCTGGCATTCCGGCTCGCTACGTGAGTGGCTACGTATGTCCGCAGGTAGAAGGTGTGCGCGGCTACGGTGCCACGCATGCTTGGGTGGAAGCCTATATTCCGTTTTACGGTTGGCTGGGCCTCGATCCCACCAACAACTGCATCGTCAATGACGGACACATCCGCGTTGCCCTCGGCCGCAACTTCCGGGACTGCACGCCCGTCAAGGGCACTTACAAAGGCATCAGCACGCATCGACTGGAGGTATCGGTGCAGATTGAAAGCCGCACTCCCAACCAGCCCGCAACGCCTGCCCTAGCCCCGGCGCCCACCTACGAGGTGCCGGACCGGGAGATGCCCATAAACTCGTACCGCCGCTACATAGACCTGTTACTTCAACACCAAGAGCAACAGCAGCAATAA
- a CDS encoding alpha-E domain-containing protein, producing MLSRVADTLYWLARYMERTHAMLQVIRIHYQASQDNPHDFSWRPLLYCFGGSLNPEEITGLERDTSRVLEHLILAKNNSASAYNNVYQARENARAVQNHTSPEVWQCLNSFYHAIREPELVQQICYSDPLSSIDGLLRHGLVFVGTVQTTMPRDESYGYLNLGRLLERALQTTDIVRTQWPSVAAQLPTPDEIPQLRYLLHSLSGQELYLKTYRGDFNPDNVLHFVLHNPHFANSLDSCLNRLSWYFERLKADSLLERHEQLGVMIGRLASHVKYSSVSASKPDNLDGLLLHLRKELTDLAVALSKTYFGRS from the coding sequence ATGCTGAGTCGCGTTGCAGACACTCTCTATTGGTTGGCCCGTTACATGGAACGCACCCATGCCATGCTGCAAGTCATCCGCATTCACTACCAGGCGTCCCAGGACAACCCCCACGATTTTAGCTGGCGCCCGTTGCTGTATTGCTTCGGCGGCAGCCTGAATCCGGAAGAGATAACGGGCTTGGAACGAGACACCTCTCGGGTGCTGGAACACCTGATATTGGCTAAAAACAACTCTGCATCAGCCTATAACAACGTCTACCAAGCCCGTGAGAATGCCCGGGCGGTGCAGAACCACACGTCGCCGGAGGTATGGCAGTGCCTGAACAGCTTCTACCACGCGATTCGGGAGCCCGAACTGGTGCAGCAAATTTGCTACAGCGATCCGCTCTCCAGTATCGATGGGTTACTGCGCCACGGGTTGGTTTTCGTAGGTACGGTGCAAACCACAATGCCCCGCGACGAAAGCTACGGTTATCTGAACCTAGGCCGCCTGCTGGAACGGGCCCTGCAAACCACTGACATTGTGCGTACGCAGTGGCCGAGCGTAGCCGCTCAACTGCCCACGCCGGATGAAATCCCGCAGCTGCGCTACCTATTGCACTCGTTGTCGGGGCAGGAGCTGTATTTAAAAACGTACCGTGGCGACTTCAACCCCGACAATGTACTGCATTTCGTGCTGCATAACCCGCACTTTGCCAATTCCTTGGATTCGTGCTTGAACCGGTTGAGTTGGTACTTCGAGCGGCTAAAAGCCGACAGCTTACTGGAAAGGCACGAACAGCTCGGTGTGATGATTGGCCGGCTGGCCAGCCACGTGAAGTACAGCAGCGTGTCGGCCAGCAAGCCTGACAATCTCGACGGGTTGTTGCTGCACCTCCGCAAGGAGCTAACCGACCTGGCGGTGGCCCTGAGTAAAACCTATTTTGGAAGAAGCTAA